The proteins below are encoded in one region of Toxoplasma gondii ME49 chromosome IV, whole genome shotgun sequence:
- a CDS encoding hypothetical protein (encoded by transcript TGME49_318490), which translates to MGTEVSERRYLVENIEEEIEEWCSLEYEHICQVIGPERVIFANIIESDIPDVRKKYNAKFLTASIGQLRDDFAWDKAVLLDMDAEETLSPEDAERFQLCVFGGILGNVPSDDRTAEVRKHDLKHSRNLGFEQMTTNTAVLVTKIILEDRIPLSDIPFVDDPEIPVDDRGCETVCLPFRYVAKSYYTKNSADRETPVLPEGMLEYLRASGGFSLE; encoded by the exons ATGGGAACCGAAGTGTCTGAAAGACGTTACCTCGTTGAAAATATCGAGGAAGAAATTGAA GAATGGTGTAGTCTTGAGTACGAGCACATCTGCCAGGTCATTGGTCCAGAGCGGGTCATCTTCGCCAACATTATTGAGAG TGACATTCCGGATGTCAGGAAAAAGTACAACGCAAAGTTTCTCACAG CCTCTATTGGCCAGTTGAGGGACGACTTCGCGTGGGACAAGGCTGTCTTGCTAGAC ATGGATGCCGAAGAGACCCTGTCAcctgaagacgcagagaggtTCCAACTGTGTGTTTTTGGTGGCATCCTTG GGAATGTTCCTTCTGATGATCGGACAGCGGAGGTTCGCAAGCACGATCTAAAGCATTCACGAAATCTAGGATTTGAGCAAATGACGACGAATACGGCAGTCTTGGTGACGAAAATAATTTTGGAAG ATCGGATTCCCCTTTCGGATATCCCGTTCGTTGACGACCCCGAAATACCCGTG gaTGACAGGGGCTGCGAGACTGTCTGCCTTCCGTTCCGTTATGTAGCCAAAAGCTACTACACCAAGAACAGTGCTGACAGAG AGACTCCAGTTCTTCCAGAAGGCATGCTCGAATATTTGCGAGCTTCAGGCGGCTTCAGTCTGGAATAA